GAGGAAAGCATGAAACAGGCAGTCGCAAAAGAACTGATGATGGGCAATGAAGCCATTGCCCGCGGATTGATCGAAAACGGGTGTGCCATGGCCACGGCCTATCCGGGCACCCCTTCTTCGGAAATTCTGGCGGCGGTGGCCAAAATCGCCCGTAGTTTAGACAGAAAGATGCACATCCAGTGGGCCGTGAACGAGAAAGTGGCTTTTGAAATCGCCTACGCCGGCTGCCAGGCCGGGCTGCGAACGGCGGTAAGCATGAAGCAGGTGGGCCTCAACGTGGCCTCGGATCCGCTGATGAGCGCGGCGTACATGGGCACGGCGGGCGGATTCGTGATCGTCAGCGCCGACGACCCCGGCCCCCACTCGTCCCAGACCGAGCAGGACAGCCGCATGATGGCCATGATGGCCAAGATCCCCGTGTTGGACCCGGACTCCCCCCGCCAGGCCAAGGAGATGGTCGCCCTGGCCTATGGCCTCTCCGAAGCCTTTAAAACTCCGGTGATGCTGCGCCCCACCACGCGGGTGTGCCACTCCCGGCAGGATGTGCGCCCGGGTGAAATTCTTCCGCTGGAATCAAAAGCCGATTTCAAAAAAGATCCCCTGCGCTGGGCGGCCACCCCCAAATTCCGATTCCAGCTCCATCTGGAGTTGGAGGAAAAGCTGGCCCGCATGGCCAAACATCCGGACACCGCACCCCTGCTCCACAATCCCAAGGCCGATGCACGGCAGGCCGTGGTCGCCTCGGGGGTGGCCGCAGCCTACACGGCCGAAGCGCTCAAAGACCTCGGGCTGTGGGACCGGCTGCCGTTCTATCAGGTGTTGCAGCCTTTTCCCCTGCACACCCCTTTTATCGAGCACCTGCTGACCACCTACGACAAAATCCTGGTGTTGGAGGAAACCACCGGGATCATCGAGATGCAGCTGGCCGACCGTGGACGCGTCCAGGGAAAATTGAACCTCGTGGTCCCGCGGGTCGGCGAACTGCTGCCCGAAAAGGCCGAAGCGCTGCTGGCCGACTTTGCCGGCGTCCGCGTCGATATTCCCGAGCTGCCCCAGGTACCCGGACGGCGGCCGACCCTGTGCGCCGGATGTCCCCACCGGGCCAGTTTCTATGCGATCAAGAAAGCGTCCCCGCGGGGCATTTACACCAGCGACATCGGCTGCTACACGCTGGGGTTGAACCTCAAGGCGGTGGACACGGTCCTGTGCATGGGCGCGGCTGTCAGCCAGGCGGCCGGTTTTTTCCATGCCTATGAAGGGGCCGAAAAACGGCCCGACGTCGTGGCCACCATCGGCGACTCCACCTTTTTCCACGCCGGCGTGCCGGCCCTGATCGACGCCGTGGTCCAGAACGTCGGTTTCGTGCTGGTCATCCTGGACAACCGCACCACGGCCATGACCGGCAGCCAGCCCACACCGGCCACGGGAAAAAGCGCCACCGGAGAGGACCTGGCCAAGGTGAATCTGGAAGCCATCGTGCAGGGATGCGGGGTGGGATTTCTCGAAACCGGCGATCCCTACGACACCCAAACCTTCATCGCGATTCTCAAAAAAGCGGTGGCGTACAGCCGCGAGACGGGACCGGCCGTGGTCATCGCCCGCCATCCCTGCATTCTCGATCTGGTGCGCCAGGGCAAGGCCCCCGAGCCCATCCAAATCACGGTGACCGAGGATTGCGACGGCTGCGGATACTGCCACCAGCACTTCGAGTGTCCGGGACTGATCGCGGTGGACGACGGCGGTCGCACCCAGGTGGACCCGCTGGTGTGCATCGGCTGCGGGGTCTGCCTGAACGTCTGTCCCAAGGGAGCCATCGTCGAAAAGAAAGAAGAAAAATGAAAGACAAACCCCGAAACCAAATCGTCATCAGCGGCGTGGGCGGCCAGGGGGTGCTGTTCATCACCCGGCTGTTGGCCGAAGCAGCCATTGCCAAGGGGCTGCCGGTGTTTACATCCGAAACCCACGGCATGGCCCAGCGCGGCGGCACGGTGATCTCCCACCTCAAGGTTGGGGAATTCAGCAGCCCGCTGATCAATCCCGGCCAGGCCGACGGTCTGATCGCCCTGAAAGCCGAAAACCTTTCGCAACACGGAGGCTACCTCAAAAAAGACGGCTGGGCGACTGTTAACAGCCCCGCACCCGTGGAGGCTGCGGCAACCGGAGGGCTCTTTTTTATCGATGCGGACCGGTTGGCCCGGCAGATGGACGACACCAAAACCCTGAACCTGCTGATGCTGGGGTTCACGCTGCACCAGATATCCGAGGTAGACGATAGCAGCGGCGGGCTGCACTGCGATTTGGATGATATTGCTGCCGTCCTGAAAAAACGGCTAAAAGGAAAAACACAACTGCTACAGAACGCTATCCGGGCCCTCGAAGCGGGCGCATCGGCCGTCACTGGAAGAGCATAGATTCTTTATGGGTCTGCGATTCAGCCGCCAGCCGATGGATAAAAACGAATTATAAGGCGCAGGCCTTCATAATCTTCGAAACCTTTTTGTACACATCGGAAAACCGCAGCAGGCCGATAATTTCATTGTCCTCGACAACGAACAGCGAGTCGTGGCGGTTCATAACAAAAAGGTGGAAGCATTTGGCCAGAGCATCTTCGGTTCCGACAATCTGGCCTTCACCCGGTGCCTTGATGAAGTTTCGTATTTTAACCTCTATGGCCTTGCGACAAAGATCGTTGAACGGGTCTTCCCACAGCCGGTAGTCTTTCTGCATGGCCGTCCAGATATAGGTAAGCCCGGACCGCCGGATAATTTCACCCATGTTGATCTGCTCGTAATGTTTTTCAAGCCCCCGCATCAGATCGATGGGTGATATTTTGGAGACAATCTTTCCGTGCTCATCTTCGACAAGCAGAATTCTCTGCTCGACTTTCCCGGCCAGATATCTTTCCTGTGCCTTTTCCAGGGCGACAAGCGCATCGAAAAAGGTTGTTTCGTCGGATATTTTTGGGAATCGATCCTTCGTGACCATGAGGTCCAGAACTTTCATTTTTTCCATGTTGCTGTCACTCCTTGTGTTTGGGTGGGTGTTTGAGGTGGGGTCTCTCATATACTTTTGTTGCTGGTACTGTTAAATAGTATTCTGTTATTATAAGAATATCGAAGCGATGGCGTTTTTGTCCAGTGTGAATTCCAAAACACCGGAATTGATCGAAGCGTGATTAGCTGAAACCATTTGAAAGTCTGCAATCCCCGGTTGCCGGCCACGGATTAAAATTGAATTAAATGGATAGTGTTGCGCCTGGCGCCTGCCGGAATGATGTATAGATGAGATTCTCAACTTTTTTCGGAACCGTCAAAACTGGGTTGATCCTTGGCCGGGAATCTATTACACCTGTCCCGGTCTGAACATTGATGTTGACTTTAAGCGATTGGGAGCGCCTATGTTTACCGCCCAGGATATCCTTGATATTGCCATCCGGCTGGAAAGCAACGGTGAGAAAACCTACCGGGATGCCCGCGGGCATACGGAAAACGAGGATCTGAAATCGCTGCTGGAATGGATCGCCCGGGAGGAGCGAAATCATGGCCGCTGGTTCACCGAATTGAAGGATCGACTTTCCAAAGGCGAGGACGACCACCTGCTGGCAGAAATGAGCAAAGCCCTGGCCGAAGACGTGGTCCGGGAGCAGGCCTTTTCCCTGCAGGAGGTGAATTTCGAGGCCATCGCCGGCCCCGACGAAATGATTCGCACCTTCATCGGCTTCGAAGAGGACACCATCGCCTTTTACAACATCCTCAAGACCTTCGTTGACGACCCGACCATCGCCGCGAATCTGGATCAGATTGTCGCCGAGGAGAAAAAGCACGTCGCCCAGTTCAAGGCGCTGCTCTCTTCTCCCTGAGTTGCGCTCAATTTTGGTTTATGCGTCACTTACGGAGGAATATCGATATTCATGGGTAGACAGTCGCAAACGCAACCCGAATTGCTGCTGCTGGTGGCCGGAGCAAAAGGTGCCATCGGCAGCACCCTGGCCGCCTCCATCGCGGCCATGCAGAACGACCCTCAACTGATACTGCAAGGGCTCACCACCGCCGGCAGGTTTGCCTTTATGGGCGATGTTCCCTCGGTGGTCATGGCCGGATGGGATCGTTCCGACGAGACCATCTCCGATGCCATCTGCCGCCATGGCGTGCTGCCCGAGGGTATTTGGCGGCCCCACGTGGACCGTCTGGCCGAGATGACCGTTTTCACCGCCCCGGCCGCCAAAGGCGCTATCGGCGACCAGTCAAAACGGATTGGCGACGATATCGCCCGCTGCCGCGACCGTTTCCCGGAAAGCCGGCCGGTACTGATCAACCTGCTGCCGGCGGCCTGCGATGTGGCCAATCCAGACCGCTACCCGGACCCGAAGGCCCTCATGGCCGAAGACGCAGGCACCGTCCTTCCGGACCTGGCCTATGTCGCTGCCGCCATCGACGCCGGCATCCCCGTGGTCAACTTCACCCCCAACTCCGTGGAACTGCCGGTCATCTGCGATCTTGCCAGCCAGAAAAACGTTCCCATCGCCGGGCGCGACGGCAAGACCGGCCAGACCTATTTCAAGGTGGTGCTGGCCTCGGCCCTCAAGGCGCGCGGACTTTATGTAGACGGCTGGTACAGCCTCAACATCCTGGGCAATGCCGATGGGCTCAACCTGATGGACCCGGACAACGCCTGCGGCAAGCTGAACAACAAGACCCGTCTTCTGGACGACATTCTCGGCTACCCGGTGGGCGAACGTCACGGACGGTCGACCCACAAGGTGCACATCGACTACTACCCGCCCCGCGGCGATGCCAAGGAGGCCTGGGACGTCATCGACATCACCGGCATCTTCGGCCTGCCCATGAGCCTGCGCCTCAACCTCCAGGGCCGCGATTCCATCCTGGCCGCCCCCATGGCCCTGGATCTGGCCCGTTGGGCGGCAGCCCTGCAAACGGCCGGCATCGGCGGCCCGGTTGCCGACCTGGGCTTTTACTT
This window of the uncultured Desulfosarcina sp. genome carries:
- a CDS encoding ferritin family protein is translated as MFTAQDILDIAIRLESNGEKTYRDARGHTENEDLKSLLEWIAREERNHGRWFTELKDRLSKGEDDHLLAEMSKALAEDVVREQAFSLQEVNFEAIAGPDEMIRTFIGFEEDTIAFYNILKTFVDDPTIAANLDQIVAEEKKHVAQFKALLSSP
- a CDS encoding CBS domain-containing protein, whose protein sequence is MEKMKVLDLMVTKDRFPKISDETTFFDALVALEKAQERYLAGKVEQRILLVEDEHGKIVSKISPIDLMRGLEKHYEQINMGEIIRRSGLTYIWTAMQKDYRLWEDPFNDLCRKAIEVKIRNFIKAPGEGQIVGTEDALAKCFHLFVMNRHDSLFVVEDNEIIGLLRFSDVYKKVSKIMKACAL
- a CDS encoding inositol-3-phosphate synthase, producing the protein MGRQSQTQPELLLLVAGAKGAIGSTLAASIAAMQNDPQLILQGLTTAGRFAFMGDVPSVVMAGWDRSDETISDAICRHGVLPEGIWRPHVDRLAEMTVFTAPAAKGAIGDQSKRIGDDIARCRDRFPESRPVLINLLPAACDVANPDRYPDPKALMAEDAGTVLPDLAYVAAAIDAGIPVVNFTPNSVELPVICDLASQKNVPIAGRDGKTGQTYFKVVLASALKARGLYVDGWYSLNILGNADGLNLMDPDNACGKLNNKTRLLDDILGYPVGERHGRSTHKVHIDYYPPRGDAKEAWDVIDITGIFGLPMSLRLNLQGRDSILAAPMALDLARWAAALQTAGIGGPVADLGFYFKKPVGDNAPLTFEAQLTALKNLETRIETRVNEAGKN
- a CDS encoding thiamine pyrophosphate-dependent enzyme; amino-acid sequence: MKQAVAKELMMGNEAIARGLIENGCAMATAYPGTPSSEILAAVAKIARSLDRKMHIQWAVNEKVAFEIAYAGCQAGLRTAVSMKQVGLNVASDPLMSAAYMGTAGGFVIVSADDPGPHSSQTEQDSRMMAMMAKIPVLDPDSPRQAKEMVALAYGLSEAFKTPVMLRPTTRVCHSRQDVRPGEILPLESKADFKKDPLRWAATPKFRFQLHLELEEKLARMAKHPDTAPLLHNPKADARQAVVASGVAAAYTAEALKDLGLWDRLPFYQVLQPFPLHTPFIEHLLTTYDKILVLEETTGIIEMQLADRGRVQGKLNLVVPRVGELLPEKAEALLADFAGVRVDIPELPQVPGRRPTLCAGCPHRASFYAIKKASPRGIYTSDIGCYTLGLNLKAVDTVLCMGAAVSQAAGFFHAYEGAEKRPDVVATIGDSTFFHAGVPALIDAVVQNVGFVLVILDNRTTAMTGSQPTPATGKSATGEDLAKVNLEAIVQGCGVGFLETGDPYDTQTFIAILKKAVAYSRETGPAVVIARHPCILDLVRQGKAPEPIQITVTEDCDGCGYCHQHFECPGLIAVDDGGRTQVDPLVCIGCGVCLNVCPKGAIVEKKEEK
- a CDS encoding 2-oxoacid:acceptor oxidoreductase family protein; this translates as MKDKPRNQIVISGVGGQGVLFITRLLAEAAIAKGLPVFTSETHGMAQRGGTVISHLKVGEFSSPLINPGQADGLIALKAENLSQHGGYLKKDGWATVNSPAPVEAAATGGLFFIDADRLARQMDDTKTLNLLMLGFTLHQISEVDDSSGGLHCDLDDIAAVLKKRLKGKTQLLQNAIRALEAGASAVTGRA